In Mastigocladopsis repens PCC 10914, a single window of DNA contains:
- a CDS encoding DUF5009 domain-containing protein: MEQKNTITVTSPKRAYALDALRGFAILGMVLSGTIRYKILPAWMYHAQEPPPTHTFNANLPGLTWVDTVFPIFLFCMGTAIPLALSSRLAQGFTTKQVLLYIFKRGFLLGIFAIFLQHIRPFTINQKPTEQTWWIALLGFLILFLMFVRLSVNLKFRQFTKWISLGASIAAIILVSFLRYPDGSGFSLSRSDIILVVLTNMAVFGSLAWFFTKNNLLLRLGFLGLLIALRLSAIVKESWIAVFWKASPVPWIFQFDYLKYLFIVIPGTVAGDLILTWLKTPVLKEGDEEIKQNWNKPRFYCIILLMLAISSGLLIGLQARWVWQTTLLSAVLGLISGFLFVNPSNDTERLLKSFYQWAVYWLALGLVFEPFENGIKKDPSTLSYYFVTTAIALFLLITFTILIDIFKHRKSLQLLIDNGQNPMIAYVAFANFLLPILRLTQLEPFILQFTQTPLIGFLKGVVYTLTIACFVSLFTRLKLFWKT, from the coding sequence ATGGAACAAAAGAATACTATCACTGTTACCAGCCCCAAACGCGCCTATGCTTTAGATGCACTGCGCGGATTTGCGATTTTAGGAATGGTGTTATCAGGGACTATAAGGTACAAGATTTTGCCAGCTTGGATGTACCATGCTCAAGAGCCGCCACCTACCCATACTTTTAATGCTAATCTGCCTGGGTTAACTTGGGTAGATACTGTATTTCCAATTTTCTTGTTTTGTATGGGAACAGCTATTCCCTTGGCGCTATCGAGTCGCCTTGCTCAAGGATTCACTACAAAACAAGTTCTTTTATACATTTTTAAAAGAGGGTTTTTGTTAGGAATATTTGCGATATTCCTTCAACATATTAGACCGTTTACGATAAATCAAAAACCAACCGAACAAACATGGTGGATAGCTTTGTTGGGTTTCTTGATACTTTTTTTGATGTTTGTTCGGTTGTCTGTAAACCTCAAATTTAGGCAGTTCACAAAATGGATTTCCCTTGGTGCTTCCATAGCAGCAATTATCCTCGTCTCTTTTCTCCGATATCCAGATGGAAGTGGATTTTCGCTTTCAAGGAGTGATATTATCTTAGTCGTCCTGACAAATATGGCGGTTTTTGGTTCACTAGCCTGGTTTTTTACTAAGAATAATTTGTTGTTACGTCTAGGATTTTTAGGCTTATTGATTGCTCTACGGCTATCAGCTATTGTTAAGGAAAGTTGGATTGCTGTATTTTGGAAAGCATCGCCTGTTCCCTGGATTTTTCAATTTGATTATTTGAAGTATTTGTTTATTGTTATTCCTGGGACAGTTGCAGGAGATTTAATTCTAACTTGGCTGAAAACACCAGTCCTCAAAGAGGGAGATGAGGAGATTAAACAAAACTGGAATAAACCCCGTTTTTATTGCATCATTCTATTAATGCTAGCTATTTCTTCGGGTCTATTGATTGGTTTACAGGCTAGATGGGTATGGCAAACAACGTTACTAAGCGCAGTTCTTGGTTTAATCAGCGGGTTTTTATTTGTCAATCCATCTAATGACACGGAAAGATTACTGAAATCATTTTACCAATGGGCTGTTTATTGGTTAGCACTTGGTTTAGTCTTTGAACCGTTTGAGAATGGAATTAAGAAAGACCCCTCTACGTTAAGTTACTACTTTGTTACCACGGCGATCGCACTGTTTCTCCTGATTACCTTCACTATACTCATAGATATTTTTAAACACAGAAAATCTCTTCAATTGTTAATAGATAATGGGCAAAATCCGATGATTGCCTATGTCGCGTTTGCTAATTTTCTGTTGCCCATTCTTAGATTAACTCAACTTGAACCGTTCATTTTACAGTTTACACAGACCCCCTTGATAGGTTTTTTGAAAGGTGTGGTTTATACGTTAACGATTGCGTGTTTTGTGAGTTTATTTACCAGGTTGAAGCTTTTTTGGAAAACGTAA
- a CDS encoding VOC family protein, producing MKPATGKEAAQAAILLKEYGCFVGASDHSVSKSVYGHDPDGNEFEIMWLLPRDASGEMKHQAIVAPLNLAQEMETYSF from the coding sequence GTGAAACCAGCTACAGGAAAGGAAGCAGCCCAAGCAGCTATATTGCTAAAAGAATATGGTTGCTTTGTGGGTGCAAGCGACCACAGTGTTAGTAAATCAGTGTATGGACATGACCCTGATGGAAATGAGTTTGAAATTATGTGGCTTTTGCCTAGAGACGCTTCGGGAGAGATGAAGCATCAAGCGATCGTTGCACCTTTGAATTTAGCGCAGGAAATGGAGACGTATAGTTTTTAG
- a CDS encoding serine/threonine-protein kinase, producing the protein MDGAHINRLIKSIHQELLPNFRIESVDPHNPVEVRHLPNPWQLLGAGNYAAVVYHPDYPDQVVKIYAPGRPGFFEEVEVYRRLGSHPAFSECLYAGDGFLVLKRLRGVTLYDCMHLGLRIPEQVIRDIDSALDYACGRGLHPHDVHGRNVMMHKGRGLVVDVSDFLHEENCSKWNNLKKAYYWLYRPLLSPLRLRLPYFVLDVVRRSYRLLSRLTSRLNQLLRPRKLP; encoded by the coding sequence ATGGATGGAGCGCACATAAATCGGCTGATAAAGAGTATCCACCAAGAGTTACTTCCCAACTTCCGGATTGAGAGCGTCGATCCCCACAACCCGGTGGAAGTCCGCCATCTCCCCAACCCCTGGCAGCTTCTCGGGGCGGGGAACTACGCGGCAGTGGTCTATCACCCTGACTATCCAGATCAGGTGGTAAAGATTTACGCGCCCGGACGCCCAGGCTTCTTTGAGGAGGTGGAGGTTTACCGCCGCCTGGGTTCCCACCCTGCTTTCTCCGAGTGTCTGTACGCTGGAGATGGCTTCTTAGTCCTGAAGCGGCTGCGTGGAGTGACTCTCTACGACTGTATGCACCTTGGTCTAAGGATTCCAGAGCAGGTCATACGGGACATCGACTCTGCCCTGGACTATGCCTGTGGGCGTGGTCTCCACCCCCATGACGTCCACGGGCGCAATGTGATGATGCACAAAGGGAGAGGACTGGTTGTGGACGTTTCAGACTTCCTCCATGAGGAGAACTGCTCAAAGTGGAATAACCTGAAGAAGGCATACTACTGGCTGTATCGCCCTCTCCTCTCCCCGCTTCGGCTCCGTTTGCCCTACTTTGTTCTAGATGTTGTCCGCAGGAGCTACCGCCTCTTGAGCCGCTTAACTTCACGCCTAAATCAGCTCTTGCGCCCACGGAAGTTGCCTTAG
- a CDS encoding FMN-dependent NADH-azoreductase, protein MTHILHIDSSPRGERSFSRKFSGEFITAWKNTHSGDTVTYRDLGHNPVPHVDESWIAAAFTPPNARTPELAKAIELSDTLVDEFLTADLYVFGVPMYNFNVPSAFKAYIDQIVRVGRTFAITEQGGFKGLVDGKKLLVVTARGGNFSPGSPAAPYDYQEPYLRAVFGFLGITDITFINVEDLSADDHAREQSFAKADEAIAQAVTSW, encoded by the coding sequence ATGACACATATTCTGCATATTGACTCTAGTCCTCGTGGAGAACGTTCTTTTTCGCGCAAGTTCTCTGGTGAGTTCATCACAGCTTGGAAAAACACCCATTCTGGAGATACAGTGACCTACCGGGATTTAGGTCACAATCCAGTTCCCCATGTAGACGAATCTTGGATTGCAGCCGCTTTTACACCACCAAATGCTCGCACACCCGAACTGGCTAAGGCAATTGAATTGTCTGATACTTTAGTTGATGAGTTTTTGACAGCTGACCTCTATGTCTTTGGTGTGCCGATGTATAACTTTAACGTACCCTCTGCGTTCAAAGCTTACATTGACCAAATTGTTCGCGTTGGTCGCACCTTCGCTATCACAGAGCAAGGCGGCTTCAAGGGGTTGGTTGACGGCAAAAAGTTGCTAGTTGTCACAGCTCGGGGTGGTAACTTTTCACCAGGAAGTCCTGCTGCACCATACGATTATCAGGAACCCTACTTGAGAGCGGTTTTTGGTTTTCTGGGAATTACAGATATTACATTCATTAATGTGGAAGACCTCAGCGCGGATGATCACGCTCGCGAGCAGTCTTTTGCAAAAGCAGATGAGGCGATCGCCCAAGCTGTAACTAGTTGGTAA
- a CDS encoding winged helix-turn-helix transcriptional regulator produces MKAEAENHSRLTCEVETTLKVIGGRWKVLIIRELMDGVKRFGELQRGLDGITQKMLTQQLREMEEDAIIHRKVYPQIPPKVEYSLTPLGESLQPILYAMHEWGVKHVSQINSKKGNI; encoded by the coding sequence ATGAAAGCTGAAGCGGAAAACCATAGCAGACTGACTTGTGAGGTGGAAACCACGCTAAAGGTAATTGGTGGACGCTGGAAGGTTTTGATTATTAGAGAATTGATGGATGGTGTGAAACGCTTTGGCGAATTACAGCGAGGTTTAGATGGAATTACTCAAAAAATGCTGACCCAGCAACTTAGGGAGATGGAGGAAGACGCGATTATTCATCGAAAAGTTTACCCACAAATTCCTCCAAAAGTCGAATATTCATTAACGCCTTTAGGAGAAAGTCTTCAACCAATCCTTTATGCAATGCATGAATGGGGTGTAAAGCACGTATCTCAAATAAATAGTAAAAAGGGAAATATTTGA
- a CDS encoding salt stress protein, Slr1339 family, whose product MDSMDKLLAELKAEYEEQKPELHSPQPTSAKPVSKPPSKSESLIDSLLAEVKADFEQQDLAEKLQRQQELEQEQIRQEQLKAKKLEALKNQAKDWLAKLDPLSSEGLWFERFAEGYPSKLEATIEYLQTNE is encoded by the coding sequence ATGGATTCCATGGACAAACTTCTCGCTGAACTGAAAGCTGAATACGAGGAACAAAAACCCGAACTGCATTCACCTCAGCCCACCTCAGCAAAACCAGTCAGCAAACCGCCATCAAAATCAGAATCGTTAATAGATAGCCTTTTAGCAGAAGTCAAAGCTGATTTTGAGCAACAAGATTTAGCTGAAAAATTGCAAAGACAGCAAGAACTAGAACAAGAGCAAATTAGACAAGAACAACTTAAGGCTAAAAAGTTGGAGGCATTGAAAAATCAAGCCAAAGATTGGCTAGCTAAATTAGACCCGCTTTCATCAGAAGGGCTTTGGTTTGAAAGATTTGCTGAAGGATATCCCTCCAAATTAGAGGCTACAATCGAATATTTACAAACGAATGAATAA
- a CDS encoding vWA domain-containing protein, which produces MLENRDYTLIIDKSGSMATPDQKGGRSRWAAAQESTFALASKCEQLDPDGITVYLFSGKFKRYENVTSSKVMQIFQENDPSGTTDLAGVLKHATDNYFQRKAAGQTKPNGETILVVTDGEPDDRKAVMKVIIEVSRRMDRDEELAISFIQVGTDSQATRFLKVLDDDLQGAGAKFDICDTITIDDMEDMSLSEVLLNAIND; this is translated from the coding sequence ATGTTAGAAAATCGTGATTATACCTTAATTATTGACAAAAGCGGCAGCATGGCAACCCCAGACCAAAAGGGTGGGAGAAGCAGATGGGCTGCTGCACAGGAATCGACCTTCGCCTTAGCGAGTAAATGCGAGCAACTTGACCCAGATGGTATCACTGTTTATCTATTTTCTGGAAAATTCAAGCGCTACGAAAATGTGACATCAAGCAAGGTGATGCAAATTTTCCAAGAAAATGACCCCTCTGGTACAACTGACTTGGCTGGTGTTTTGAAACACGCAACTGATAACTACTTTCAACGCAAAGCTGCTGGTCAAACTAAGCCAAATGGTGAAACTATTTTAGTTGTGACTGATGGTGAACCAGATGACCGCAAAGCAGTCATGAAGGTGATTATTGAAGTTTCTCGGCGCATGGACCGCGATGAAGAACTTGCTATTTCTTTTATTCAAGTAGGTACAGACTCACAGGCGACTCGCTTTCTTAAGGTATTGGATGATGATTTACAAGGAGCAGGTGCAAAGTTCGATATCTGCGACACCATCACTATAGATGACATGGAAGATATGAGTTTATCAGAAGTCCTACTCAATGCTATCAATGACTAA
- a CDS encoding vWA domain-containing protein yields the protein MMSDRDYTLILDKSGSMSIPDQAGGRSRWEIAQESTLALARKCEQFDPDGITVYVFSSRFKRYENVTSAKVAQVFLENDPVGTTNLAGVLQDATNNYFRRKAAGQTKPNGETILVITDGEPDDRKAVFEVIIQASRQMERDEELGISIIQVGSDAQATKFLKALDDQMQSIGAKFDICDTITLDDMEDMSLADVLMNAVTD from the coding sequence ATGATGAGTGACCGAGATTACACCTTAATTCTTGATAAGAGCGGTAGCATGTCCATTCCTGACCAAGCAGGTGGTAGAAGTAGATGGGAGATAGCCCAAGAATCTACACTTGCTCTAGCAAGAAAGTGTGAGCAATTTGACCCTGACGGCATCACTGTTTATGTCTTTTCTAGTAGATTTAAACGCTATGAAAATGTAACTTCAGCAAAAGTTGCACAGGTATTTCTGGAAAATGACCCGGTTGGCACAACGAATTTAGCAGGTGTACTACAAGACGCAACCAATAATTATTTTCGGCGCAAAGCTGCTGGTCAAACCAAGCCGAATGGCGAAACAATTCTAGTTATTACCGATGGCGAACCAGATGACCGCAAAGCAGTATTTGAGGTGATCATTCAAGCATCTCGCCAGATGGAACGCGATGAAGAATTGGGAATTTCTATAATTCAAGTAGGCTCAGATGCCCAAGCAACTAAGTTTCTCAAAGCTTTAGATGACCAAATGCAAAGTATCGGTGCTAAATTTGACATCTGCGACACAATCACTTTGGATGATATGGAAGATATGAGCCTCGCTGATGTGTTGATGAACGCAGTTACTGATTGA
- a CDS encoding site-2 protease family protein produces MNGTIRVGNLFGIPFYIHPSWFLILFLVTLSYSSGLAAQFPQLGGGLALPLGLLTALLLFSSVVAHELGHSFVAIRQGIDVKSITLFIFGGLASLERESKTPSEAFWVAVAGPLVSLLLFATLTTIGFVAAPTGPLAAILGVLAYINLALALFNLIPGLPLDGGNILKAIVWKLTGNPYKGVVFASRVGQIFGWVAIASGLLPLILSGSFASFWNTLVGFFLLQNAGNAAQFARVQEQLTGLTAADAITLESPIVSAHLTLREFADERILSWQNWSRFLVTDESGQLVGAISVEDLRTINTGLWSETQIREVMRPVEQFPTVESDKPLLEVVQLLEQQKLSALPVIRDNGILVGLLEKASIINLLQRRVQANPA; encoded by the coding sequence ATGAACGGGACTATTCGCGTAGGCAATCTCTTTGGGATTCCCTTCTACATCCATCCGTCCTGGTTTTTAATCCTGTTCCTAGTGACTTTAAGCTATAGCAGTGGACTAGCGGCGCAATTTCCCCAACTTGGAGGGGGATTAGCTTTACCACTAGGATTGCTGACAGCGCTCTTGTTATTTTCCTCTGTTGTTGCTCATGAATTAGGACATAGCTTTGTTGCTATTCGTCAGGGAATAGATGTCAAATCAATCACACTATTCATATTTGGTGGGTTAGCAAGCTTAGAAAGAGAGTCGAAAACCCCATCTGAAGCTTTTTGGGTTGCAGTGGCGGGTCCTCTAGTTAGCCTATTGCTATTCGCCACACTTACAACTATTGGTTTTGTGGCTGCTCCAACAGGACCATTGGCAGCGATTCTTGGTGTACTGGCTTATATTAACCTGGCATTAGCTCTGTTTAACCTCATTCCAGGCTTGCCTCTAGATGGCGGAAATATACTGAAAGCTATTGTTTGGAAGCTTACAGGCAATCCTTATAAAGGTGTGGTTTTTGCCAGTCGAGTTGGGCAAATATTTGGTTGGGTCGCCATAGCTTCTGGTTTACTCCCACTAATATTATCTGGTAGTTTTGCTAGCTTCTGGAACACGTTAGTCGGTTTCTTCTTACTGCAAAATGCAGGGAATGCAGCTCAGTTTGCCAGAGTACAGGAACAGCTTACAGGTTTAACAGCAGCCGATGCAATCACACTTGAGAGTCCAATTGTGTCTGCTCATCTAACCCTGAGAGAGTTTGCTGACGAGCGTATCTTGAGTTGGCAAAACTGGAGTCGGTTTTTAGTGACTGATGAGAGTGGACAATTGGTAGGAGCAATATCAGTTGAAGATTTGCGCACCATCAACACAGGACTGTGGTCAGAAACTCAAATCCGAGAAGTCATGCGACCAGTAGAACAGTTTCCCACTGTGGAATCTGATAAACCCTTGTTGGAAGTGGTGCAGCTTTTAGAACAACAGAAGTTATCTGCACTTCCCGTGATTCGTGACAACGGGATACTCGTTGGACTTCTAGAAAAAGCTTCAATTATCAACCTCCTTCAAAGGAGAGTGCAAGCGAATCCTGCATAA
- a CDS encoding 30S ribosomal protein S1, with protein MVNQKLTAPEIGFTHEDFAALLDKYDYHFSPGDIVPGTVFSIEPRGALIDIGAKTAAYIPIQEMSINRVDSPEEVLQSNETREFFILTDENEDGQLTLSIRRIEYMRAWERVRQLQSEDATVRSGVFATNRGGALVRIEGLRGFIPGSHISTRKPKEELVGEDLPLKFLEVDEERNRLVLSHRRALVERKMNRLEVGEVVIGTVRGIKPYGAFIDIGGVSGLLHISEISHEHIDTPHSVFNVNDEVKVMIIDLDAERGRISLSTKQLEPEPGDMIKNRNLVYDKAEEMAAKYREQMLAKQQGITAVPVATENTDEVVAEDIPAAVEEDIPAAVEEETPAAVEEETPAAVQEDIPAAVEEDIPVAVQEEIPVAIEE; from the coding sequence ATGGTCAATCAGAAATTAACCGCTCCTGAAATTGGATTTACTCACGAAGATTTCGCCGCTCTACTAGACAAGTACGATTATCATTTTAGCCCAGGTGATATAGTACCAGGTACAGTTTTCAGTATAGAGCCACGCGGCGCTCTGATTGACATAGGTGCTAAAACAGCAGCATATATACCTATACAAGAAATGTCTATCAACCGGGTCGATAGCCCGGAAGAAGTATTACAATCAAACGAAACGCGGGAATTTTTCATCCTCACCGATGAAAACGAAGATGGTCAGCTCACGCTCTCCATTCGCCGTATTGAATATATGCGGGCTTGGGAACGCGTAAGGCAGTTGCAATCAGAAGATGCAACTGTCCGTTCTGGTGTTTTTGCCACCAATCGTGGTGGAGCTTTGGTGCGAATAGAGGGGTTACGTGGCTTTATTCCTGGTTCCCACATCAGCACCCGCAAACCAAAAGAAGAGTTAGTAGGCGAAGATCTGCCGTTGAAGTTCCTAGAGGTAGACGAAGAGCGTAACCGCCTTGTTTTATCTCATCGTCGTGCGCTAGTTGAGCGTAAGATGAACCGCCTAGAAGTTGGCGAGGTAGTGATTGGTACAGTGCGTGGTATCAAACCCTACGGTGCATTTATCGATATTGGCGGTGTCAGCGGTCTACTGCACATCTCCGAAATTTCCCACGAGCATATCGATACACCTCATAGTGTCTTCAATGTCAATGATGAAGTGAAAGTCATGATCATTGACTTGGATGCAGAACGTGGTCGTATTTCCCTGTCCACAAAACAACTAGAACCCGAACCAGGTGACATGATTAAGAATCGTAATCTGGTCTATGACAAGGCAGAAGAAATGGCTGCCAAGTATCGGGAACAAATGTTAGCTAAGCAGCAAGGGATTACTGCCGTACCAGTAGCAACAGAAAATACTGACGAAGTTGTGGCTGAAGACATACCCGCAGCAGTTGAAGAAGACATACCCGCAGCGGTTGAAGAGGAAACACCTGCAGCGGTTGAAGAGGAAACACCTGCAGCAGTTCAAGAGGACATACCCGCAGCGGTTGAAGAGGACATACCAGTAGCAGTTCAAGAGGAAATACCAGTAGCAATTGAAGAGTAA
- a CDS encoding photosystem II reaction center protein T produces MESVAYILILTLAIGTLFFAIAFREPPRVQKKEEK; encoded by the coding sequence ATGGAAAGCGTTGCATACATTTTAATTTTGACTTTGGCAATAGGAACTCTCTTCTTTGCGATCGCCTTCCGCGAACCTCCTCGCGTTCAAAAGAAAGAAGAGAAATAG
- the psbB gene encoding photosystem II chlorophyll-binding protein CP47, whose product MGLPWYRVHTVVLNDPGRLISVHLMHTALVAGWAGSMALYELAIYDPSDPVLNPMWRQGMFVLPFMARLGVTQSWGGWNVTGGPSTDPGFWSFEGVAAAHIVLSGLLFLAAVWHWVYWDLELFQDPRTGEPALDLPKMFGIHLFLSGLLCFGFGAFHLTGLFGPGMWVSDAYGLTGHVQPVAPEWGPAGFNPFNPGGVVAHHIAAGVVGIIAGLFHLTVRPPERLYKALRMGNIETVLSSSIAAVFFAAFVVAGTMWYGNATTPIELFGPTRYQWDQGYFKQEISRRVQGSLAQGTDLSEAWSQIPEKLAFYDYVGNSPAKGGLFRTGPMDKGDGIAQSWQGHPVFKDAEGRELTVRRLPNFFETFPVILTDKDGIVRADIPFRRAESRNSFEQSGVTVSFYGGDLDGQTFKDPADVKKYARKAQGGEVFEFDRETLNSDGVFRTSTRGWFTFGHAVFALLFFFGHIWHGARTIYRDVFAGVDADLEEQVEWGLFQKVGDKTTRRKEAL is encoded by the coding sequence ATGGGACTACCCTGGTACCGAGTACATACAGTTGTTCTGAATGACCCGGGGCGGCTGATTTCTGTACACTTGATGCACACAGCCTTGGTGGCAGGCTGGGCTGGTTCGATGGCTTTGTATGAACTGGCCATCTATGACCCCAGCGACCCAGTACTGAACCCCATGTGGCGTCAAGGTATGTTCGTGCTGCCCTTCATGGCACGCTTAGGTGTCACCCAATCTTGGGGCGGTTGGAACGTCACTGGCGGTCCATCAACCGATCCTGGTTTTTGGTCATTTGAAGGCGTCGCTGCTGCTCACATCGTTCTTTCCGGTTTGCTGTTCTTAGCTGCCGTTTGGCACTGGGTTTACTGGGATTTGGAGTTATTCCAAGACCCGCGCACTGGTGAACCCGCCCTCGACTTGCCAAAAATGTTTGGCATTCACCTGTTCTTGTCTGGTCTACTCTGCTTTGGTTTTGGTGCTTTCCACCTTACTGGATTGTTTGGACCTGGAATGTGGGTTTCTGATGCCTACGGCTTAACAGGTCATGTCCAACCAGTGGCACCGGAGTGGGGACCAGCAGGCTTTAACCCGTTTAACCCTGGTGGTGTCGTCGCTCACCACATTGCTGCTGGCGTCGTAGGTATTATTGCTGGTTTATTCCACCTGACAGTTAGACCCCCCGAAAGGCTTTATAAGGCTTTGAGGATGGGTAACATCGAAACTGTACTGTCCAGTAGTATTGCTGCTGTATTCTTCGCAGCATTCGTCGTTGCCGGCACGATGTGGTACGGTAACGCTACCACCCCAATTGAACTGTTTGGTCCTACCCGCTATCAGTGGGATCAGGGTTACTTTAAGCAGGAGATTTCGCGCCGGGTACAAGGTAGCCTTGCTCAAGGTACAGACCTTTCTGAAGCTTGGTCGCAAATTCCGGAAAAACTCGCATTCTACGATTATGTCGGTAATAGCCCTGCTAAAGGCGGTCTATTCCGTACAGGTCCGATGGATAAAGGTGATGGTATTGCCCAATCTTGGCAGGGTCATCCGGTGTTCAAAGATGCTGAAGGTCGCGAATTGACAGTGCGTCGCCTCCCCAACTTCTTTGAAACCTTCCCAGTCATTCTGACTGACAAGGATGGTATTGTCCGTGCTGACATTCCTTTCCGTCGGGCAGAATCCAGGAATAGCTTTGAACAATCAGGCGTTACCGTTAGCTTCTACGGTGGGGACTTAGATGGTCAAACCTTCAAAGACCCAGCTGATGTGAAGAAGTATGCCCGTAAGGCTCAAGGCGGCGAAGTTTTTGAATTTGACCGGGAAACCTTGAACTCTGATGGTGTATTCCGCACCAGTACCAGAGGTTGGTTTACCTTCGGACACGCTGTATTTGCGCTGTTGTTCTTCTTTGGTCACATCTGGCATGGCGCTCGAACCATCTACCGAGATGTGTTTGCTGGTGTTGATGCGGATCTCGAAGAGCAAGTTGAGTGGGGTCTGTTCCAGAAAGTGGGTGACAAGACAACCCGCCGCAAGGAAGCTCTCTAA
- a CDS encoding ABC transporter substrate-binding protein, giving the protein MSRFSLSVRQWSQITRFLSLFCLCLLLVVSCSRSQQVTTTSSDSVNTSTGNGRITIGTTQKPRTLDPADAYELASLGLVYNMSDRLYGYQPGSTDVKPQLATALPKVSPDGLTYTIPLRQGVVFHDGTPFNAKAMAFSLERFIKNGGKPSFLLADVVDTVKATSEYELTIKLKRPFAAFPSLLAFSGVSPVSPKAYEIGAGKFKPNIFIGTGPYKLARYGTDSLQFDVFDKYWGEKPANTGINLQILSSSANLYNSFRTGAVDVAYLSLEPDQIRSLEDGAKKGDWQAITAQGSVVSYLVLNRNQQPLDKAEVRQAIASMVDRPLINQRVLLGQADPLYSMVPTTFDVSQPLFKDKYGDGALDKAKQLLTAAGFSKQNPVKIPLWYPASSPTRNLAAQTLKAYADQKMEGMLQFEVNPVEAATFFKDISRGLYPAALLDWYPDFLDADNYIQPFLDCDKGSDAKGCEQGGSQSQGSFYYSETMNKMIEDQRKEQNPEARKKIFANIQAQVTTDVPYVPLWQNKDYVFARKGVSSVQLDPTQNLIYKTIKK; this is encoded by the coding sequence ATGAGCAGGTTTTCCTTGTCCGTGAGACAGTGGAGTCAAATTACTAGATTCCTTTCTTTATTTTGTTTATGTTTACTTTTAGTGGTAAGTTGCTCAAGAAGCCAACAAGTCACGACAACATCATCTGATTCAGTCAATACCTCAACAGGGAATGGTCGCATTACCATAGGGACAACACAAAAACCCCGTACCCTCGATCCAGCTGATGCTTATGAATTAGCATCGCTTGGGTTAGTGTACAACATGAGCGATCGCCTCTACGGCTATCAACCTGGAAGCACCGACGTGAAGCCGCAGTTAGCGACAGCATTACCCAAGGTGAGTCCTGATGGTTTAACTTACACCATTCCCCTGCGTCAGGGAGTTGTGTTTCACGATGGAACTCCTTTTAACGCCAAAGCAATGGCATTTAGTCTTGAACGCTTTATCAAAAACGGTGGGAAACCTTCATTCTTACTTGCAGATGTAGTGGACACGGTAAAAGCCACTAGTGAGTATGAGTTAACAATAAAGCTAAAAAGACCGTTTGCGGCGTTCCCATCACTGCTGGCATTTTCGGGAGTTTCTCCAGTTTCACCCAAAGCTTACGAAATTGGTGCAGGAAAATTTAAGCCAAATATCTTTATTGGTACGGGTCCATATAAGTTAGCGCGATATGGCACAGATTCCTTACAATTTGATGTCTTTGATAAATATTGGGGAGAAAAGCCAGCAAATACTGGCATTAATTTGCAAATTCTCAGCAGTTCAGCGAATTTGTATAATTCCTTCCGCACAGGTGCAGTCGATGTTGCGTACTTGTCTTTGGAACCCGACCAAATTCGCAGCTTGGAAGACGGTGCTAAAAAAGGTGATTGGCAAGCGATTACAGCGCAGGGTAGTGTGGTTAGTTATCTAGTTTTAAACCGGAATCAACAGCCTCTGGATAAAGCAGAAGTTCGACAAGCCATAGCTTCGATGGTTGACCGTCCACTCATAAATCAGCGCGTCTTGTTAGGTCAAGCTGATCCCTTATACAGCATGGTACCGACGACGTTTGATGTTTCCCAGCCATTATTTAAAGATAAATACGGCGATGGCGCGTTAGATAAAGCTAAACAACTGTTAACTGCGGCTGGCTTCTCCAAACAGAATCCCGTAAAAATACCACTTTGGTATCCTGCGAGTTCTCCGACTCGCAATTTAGCAGCACAGACACTAAAAGCTTACGCCGACCAAAAAATGGAGGGGATGCTGCAATTTGAAGTCAACCCTGTAGAAGCCGCTACCTTCTTTAAAGATATAAGCAGGGGTTTGTATCCAGCCGCATTGCTTGATTGGTATCCCGACTTTTTGGACGCGGATAATTACATTCAACCGTTTTTGGATTGCGATAAAGGGTCGGATGCTAAAGGGTGTGAACAAGGAGGAAGTCAGAGTCAGGGGTCGTTTTACTATAGCGAAACCATGAATAAAATGATTGAAGACCAACGCAAGGAACAAAACCCCGAAGCAAGGAAGAAAATCTTTGCCAACATTCAAGCACAGGTAACAACTGATGTCCCTTATGTTCCTCTGTGGCAAAACAAAGACTATGTATTTGCTCGCAAAGGAGTCAGTAGCGTGCAACTTGATCCAACTCAAAATCTCATTTACAAAACAATTAAAAAGTAG